Below is a genomic region from Microbulbifer sp. ALW1.
GCCGAGGGAAAAGAACACCTCTTCCCCGGCGCGGTAACGAAAGGTACCGCTGCTGTCGGTCACGCCGGAGAAGCTTGGGGTCTCAAAACGCAGCCCCTGAATACCAATAAATTCGCCGCGTAATTCCGGGCCGGTACCGGCACCAGAACTGCTGCCCGAGCCGCTACTGGAACTGCCACTTCTGGAACCGCTGCTGCTGCCACTGCCCAGGGCGCGGCTGCTGGGGTCGCGATCCGAATCGCCACCAAAATCGCACCCGCCAAGCAACAGGCAAAGGGAGAGGCACAGTGAGAAGCACAAACAATGACACAAGGAATGCCACAGGCGTAATGACAACCCGGAGAGCAAACGCGGATGGCGGGCAATGACACCCAGTGGCACTAGCCTCACAGGCACGGGCGACTCCTTGTCGATCAACAACAAACTAATACGTACCGTTCAGATCTAGGAAAGTATTGTTGATAACCCCCGGCAACGGCTTGTGGATAGCGCGGGAAAACACCGATTGACGTAAAAAGAAAGGAGTTGCACCGCACAAGGGAAGAAATACGCCGCGTCCAAAATCAGGTGGGATACGATATACGGGCAGAACGCGCGGTAAAAAACAATTCGGCGATAAAGCGATGAAAGGAAATATAAAAAAGGGAGTACAAAAAAGGGAATACAAAAGAGGAAAAAGTATTCCGGCGGCCGCAGCCGCCGGAATCGGGATCTTATCGAGCAGGGAAATCAGATTTTCCAGGACTGCACTTTTTCCAGCCCATGCTCAGCAACCCACTGGTTCAACTGCTTGGGATTGCGCTTTTTCTTCTCGATGGTGGCATTGGTGTAAGGGTTGCGGTAGTGACCGGTTTCCAGTTTCGGTTCTGCCGGCTTTGAAGTCGCTGCCACACGGCGGGTGGTGCGTCGACCGCCCTCGCTTTCACGCTTGAGCGCGCGGGCAACGCGGGCCTTCAGGGTGCGTACGTAATCCGGTGCGTCTTCCTCACCCAACTGACCGACCAGCCAGTCAACAATCTGCTCACCGCGAACCGAGTAGAACTCTTCTTCTTCTACTTCATATTCCGCCGCCAGATTGATCAGCGCCTTATCAAAGGCAATTACGCCCTGCTTTTTACGTTCTGCTTTGGCCTTCTGCTCTTGCAGCTCTTCGATTTTGGCCTGGTGCTCAGCGATTTGCTGTTCAATCTGGTCGTATTCCTGAAACATGGTTGTGGAGCCTCTGTAACAATCAAGTTATGTTGTTTCGATCGTGTGTTGCTGGCGATTAATCGCCAGTATTGTAATTCGTGGCTCGCCGGCCAATACCGGTGAGTAAATGATCCTGCGGGGATTCAGCGCGAGCCAGGCAGGCTTGGCGCTATATACCGGCCTATATCAAATAGACAAACCCACTCGGAAATATATCCATATCCAACGGACGTTATTCGGGGGCAAACGATTCACCGAATTTCCGAATTACCGTACATATGTTCAGCCACCCATATGTCGAACGATATATTCGTTCGCCCGCGGGTACATTCATGGTGATTATCGGAGTGCGCTTTATATCCCTTGGAAGCCTTCCCTACCCCGCCGGATATATCCGCATCGCAATGCTCGCGCGACCTAAAGTCCGATTGTCCTAAAGCAAAGTAGGCAACAACTCGAGCAGACGACGATTAAGAGTTTTTATCGGACCCATTCGAAATCACTATTAATGAGGTCGACGGCCGATATTTCAACGGGGGGCAGATATTAAAGCCCGGGCTATATAAAGCGCAGCCCCTGAGGGTGCGCATAATACTGATTTGTCCGCCGCTAGCCAACTGGCTTTATATTTTTTAACTGCTATTGGCGACATTTCTGCCCCGGCCCACAACGCCTCGCTATTCTATTCTTGTCTAAACGGTAAATACCGCAGTAAATCCAGCCACGGGGGAACATAGCCATGACAAAAGTGCGGGATATCCATCATATGCCGACCCTGGCGGCACTGATGACACCCTTTCCCTACCATATCGATATTGATGCCTCGATCGAGGCGGCACAGGCGCTGATGGAGGAACACGGCGTCCATCACCTACCGGTTACCCGCGACGGCGACCTGGAAACCATCATATCCCGGGGCGACATCGAAAGGGCCCAGTCTCCCGGCCACCGCCTGGAAGAACAGCAACTGTATGTGCGCGACCTGTGTGCCCGGCGCCCCTATATCGCAGACATCCATGACCCACTGGACAGAATTCTGCTGGCGATGGCAGATACCGGTATCGGCTCGGTACTAGTGATGAAAGACGGAGAACTGGCGGGCATCATCACCGTAACCGATGCCCTGCGCTTTTGCGGCGAGTATCTGGCGGATCTGGCACAGTCACCGGATGACGACGTTGCCTAACGACGCCAACCGGCGAATTACACAGTTTACAGCGGCCAGACCCACAGCAGCATGGGTACGGAAACCAGTATCACCAGTATCTCCATGGGCAACCCCATGGGCCAGTAGTCGCCAAATTTGAAACCGCCGGGGCCCAGGATCAGGGTGTTATTCTGGTGCCCCACGGGTGTCAGGAAGGCACAGGAAGCCCCAATGGCCACTGCCATCAGAAAACTGTCCGGGTTCACATCCAGCTGCCCTGCCGCGCTGAGTGCAATAGCGCACATCACCGCGGCCGTAGCCGCGTTGTTCATAAAGTCCGACAGGGTCATGGTAACCACCAGGATCAACACCAGCGCGATGACCGGATTGCCCTGGGCGAGATTGTCCAGCATCGATTTGGCCACCACGTCCGCCGCCCCCGAGGAGTCCATCACCTCGGCCACCGCAATCAAAGCACCCAGCAACACAATCACCGAGCCGTCGATCGCCTCGTACACATTGCGCAGGGGCACCACCTTCAGTGCCATAAAGGCGAGGGCGCAGGTGGCAAAGGAAATGGCCGCCGGCAACAGGCCGAAAGCAGCACCGGCCACCGCCAGCGCCATGGCCACCAGCGCCACATAGGCCTTTTCCTTGTTGGGAATGGTGATGTCTCGCTGTGCCAGTGGTACGCAGCGCTGCTCGTTGGCAAAGTTACTCAGGTTCTCTTCGGTTCCCATCATAAGCAACGCGTCCCCGGCCATCAGCGGCGTCGAGCGCAGGCGCTTCACCGAGCGGCGCCCCTGGCGGGAAAGCGCCAGCAGGTTGATCTCGTAACGCCCCGCCAGCCGGAGGTTTTGCGCACTGCGGCCAATCAGGTAGGAATCCGGCAGTACCACCAGTTCGCGCAGTACCAGATCCGCTTTATCCCTGGCGCGCTTCTCTTCAGACTCTTTTTTCTCTCGCTTACCGTCACTCGCTTCGTCAGACACTGGCGTCGGGCTTTCCGGGGCGACACGTTCGCACGTCAGCTCGGGGGGAATTTCCACCTCGTCGATATCCACCAGCTTGCGCGTACCAGTGGGCGCCGACGCGGGCGCGGGCGCCCTCTCACTAGCCTTGTCGGCCTCGGCGTCCCCGCCAGCTCCGTCCTTGCCGTTACCGTTTCTTTTTTCGCCCGCCTGCCCGTTCGCTTGTTTTTCCTTGTCTTTGCTGTCGGCCTCGCCACTCTCCGGGTCTGCCGCCAGGGTCAGCCCCAGGCTCGACAGCACCGAAGACAGGGATTCCGGTTCTGCCTCGATCACCAGCAGGTCCCCCGCGCGCACCCGCAGCCCCGGCATCGCGGTGGATACCCGCGCGTTGTTGTGTACCAGGCCGATCACCTGCGCATCCTCATCCCCGATCATTTTCACCAGCTCCGCCAGCGACTTGCCGATGGCCGCGCTCTTCTCACCCACCAGGGCTTCGGTGAGATAAGTGCCGGTATCAAAGGTGCCCGCCCCCGCCTGGGTGCGCGCCGGTACCAGCCGCCAGCCGATCAAGGCGACAAACAACACCCCCACAAGCGCCACCACCAACCCCACCGGGGTGAAATCGAACATGCCGTAGCTGCCCGCACCGGCACTGGCGCGAAAGCCGGAGACTATCAAGTTTGGTGGGGTACCGATCAGGGTGGTCATGCCGCCGAGAATGGTGCCAAAGGACAAGGGCATCAGGACTTTTCCGGGAGGCAGCTGGTAGCGATCCGCCAGATCCGTGGCCACCGGCATCAGCAGGGCCATGGCACCGACATTGTTCATGAACCCGGACATGCCGGCACCAAGGGCGGTAAGTGCGGCAATGGCGAGGGTGATACTGCCCTTCTTGGGCACAACTTTCTGCGCCAGCGCGTCCATGGCGCCGGTATTCTGCAGCCCCCGGCTCAAAATCAGTACGCAGGCCACGGTCACTACGGCGGGGTGGCCGAAGCCGGTAAAGGCATCTTCCGGCTCGATCAGCCCGGTGAACACACAGGCCAGCAACGATGCCAGGGCCACCATATCGTGGCGCCAGGGGCCCCAGATAAACAGGACAATGGTGACGGCGATAATGACAAGGATGATTATCTGGTCGAGGGCCATAGCGGGACAGAATTCCAGATCTGTTTCGGCCCACAGAAAATCGTTGGGCTAACCACAAACATAGTGGATTTGTGGTTGGATGCCTGTCGCAGTGTTTTGTGGCGCGGATTATGAACAGAGTTACTGGTTGGAAAACTGCAGACGCTTTAGGCCGAAGCGTTTGGACAGCAGGCGGTCGCGCAGCCAGCGGGGCAGCCAGCGGGCCATCCAGGGGAGCAGGCGGCTTTTGTTGCCGATTCTGAGGAGCGTTGCCGGGCGCTTGCGCAGTAACTCGGCGGCCAGGCGCTTGGCCAGGTCCCGCGCCAGGGTGGCGTTCTGCTGGGACTCCACCGCCCGTGCCCTTACGGAATCTTCACTGCGCTTGTACCAGGAGTCCGGTGCCAGCATACCGCGCAGTGAGGTTTCCGCATGGCGGCCAAATTCCGAGGCAATGGCGCCAGGCTGTACCGTAATCACACGGATGCCAAATGGCTTCAGTTCCAACCGCAGCACGTCAGACAAGGTGTGCAGGGCGGATTTGGAGGCGCAGTAGGCACCGGAGAACGGCGTGGGCAGGACCCCGGACACCGAACCGATATTGCAGATGATGCCGTGACGACGCGACTTGAGCAGTGGCGCACAGGCCCGCGCCAGGGCCATGGGGGCAAACACATTGGTGCGGAACTGGGCCTCCAGCACGCGGGTGTCCAGTTCCAGCAGCGGGCCCATCTGCCCGTAGCCCGCATTGTTGATCAGGATGTCCAGGCGACCGTAGGCGGTTTTGATGGCGTGTACCACACGGTTGATATCCGCCTGAGAGTTCACGTCCAGGGCCTCGGTGGCAATGCCCAGATCCGCCAGTTCCGCCAGGCTTTCGGCGCGGCGTGCGGTGGCGATGACGATGGTGCCGCGGCTGTGCAGTGCCAGCGCCAGTTCGCGGCCGATACCACTGGAACAGCCGGTGATCAGTGCCACCCGGTCCGGCACCACATAGCCGCGGCCGATCTGCGCCAGGCTCTCCGCCGCAAAGCTGTGATCGGAAGGACGGAACCGGTTGGCGGGGGGCTTGCTCACGTTACTGCTCCAAAACTGCTTTCAAAGGGCTCAATCCGAGTGGCCCATGGTTGGGATCGGGGTGGGTGTCAGTTTGAAGTGTGGGTTTTCGATCAACCCGAAGACATTGCCAAACGGGTCCAGGAAACTGGCCATCAGTATTCCCTCCCCCACATCGACAATTTCGCCATGCTGGCGGGCACCGAGTCCATTGATCCGCTCCACCTGGGCAGCGATATCCTCAACACCCCAGTAGGCCACCACGCCGTCGGCACGGCTGGTGACGTTGCGCGCATCTGGATCCAGTCCCAGCTCGAAACCTCCGATGTTGAAGCCGACATAACACTCGGCCTCAAAATACGGTTCCACCTCGAGCAACGCGGTATACCACGCCTTGGCTTCTTCTATGTTACTCACACCGTAAATGACAGTGCGTAACCCCAAAAACTGACTCACCTCAGACCTCCTAGCGGAGCATTATTTCCGGCACTGGCGCCGGCTTCTTGTTGTCTGTATTTTGAGCAGGATTGACTCAGAACTATTGCAGCTCCTGCTCCAGCTGTTCCAGCAGGTCCAGGGGTTCGATTTCTTCCCCTTCGAGCTCTGCATTCCAGTTGATGCCCACCAGCAGTACATCTTCGTGCATACCGGTGAGCCAATCGTCCATAAATTCTTCGAGATCCACCGGCACCACCTGATAGTCCGCCCAGTCGTCGGCCACGTGGGCCTCGGCGAACTCCCGCTGGGACCAGAAGGGCATGACATCGGTATCGGCATGGCGCTCCGATTCACACAGGGCAAACCCATCTTCCCCTTCCAACGCCCACACACAACCCTGCTCTACTGCCTCGGGCAGGAAGCGGTCGCAGTTTTCCTCAAAGTCGTCTCCGAGAGGTTCCAATTCCATACCGGCTTGCCTTAAAAATGATTTTCGCAGTTTACGCCAGATTGGCGGCGATAAGTAGAAACTTGCGCTGGGTTGTGTGCGGAAAAACCAGCAGAAAATTACAGCCGCAGCCGGTGGCCATTTTCCTTCAACCACCGCCGCAGCCGCTTGTAGTCGGGACATAAACTTGCCACCAGCGCCCAGAATTCCCGGCCGTGGTTGTGGTGTCGCAAGTGGCAGACCTCATGGATAACCAGATAATCCACAACGGGCTCCGGTGCCAGGCAAACCAGCCAGTTGTACTGCAACTCACCGCGAATGGTGCAGTGGCCCCACTTGCTGCGCGTGCGCCGCACTTTTACCGATGCAAATTCCAGCCCCAGCAGCCCGGCAAAATAACGCGACTTGCCGGAGAGTAGCGCCAACGCCTCACGCTGATACAACTTCTGTAAAGCTGCCTGGATCTGCACCTCATCCGGTGCGCGACTGCGACTGTACAGCTGGATATAGCCATCCCGGATACCCGCGTCTGCCGCACAGGCCGCGCGATCCAGCTCCAGGGAGTCCCCCAGCCAGGGAAAGTGTGCGCCAAAAGAAAAGTGATGATCGGGAACCTGGGACTCGCGCTGTGCCGCGCGCGACAACTGCTCGCGCACCCACTGGATATTGTCCCGCAGGAATTGATGGCCGTGGCGCTCCGCGCAGCGCTGGGGAATACGCACCTCAGCGCCGCGCTCTGTCACCACCAGCCCCAACCGCTTGCGCCGGGGAGAGCGCAACAAACGGTAGGAAACCTCTTCGAAGGTAAATAGCTCCCCGCTGGCCGGCATAACGATCGAACTACTGCGAAGTTTATTGGGAGGGAACCGGCACCACCGCCATGGTGATCCGGGAGATACAGTTGAGTTTGCCCTTGGGATCGTGAATACGAATTTCCCACACCTGACTGGAGCGACCAAGGTGCACGGCGGTCGCCTTGGCAGTTACCGTGCCCTCGGGTACCGGACGCAGATGGTTGGCATTAATCTCCTGACCGACACAGTAAAACTTGCTGTTATCCACCACCATGTTGGCGCCCATGGAACCCAGGGTTTCCGCCAGTGCCACACTGGCGCCACCGTGAAGAATGCCAAACGGCTGACGAGTGCGGTCTTCAACCGGCATGGTGCCCACCAGATAGTCGTCACCAATTTCCGTAATCTGCATACCGAGATAGGTGGGCATGCAATTGCCCATGCTCTGGTTTACTGCGTCGAGTGTCGGGTTACCGTGCCAGATTGCCATATATACACCTTGTTAACATTCACCACTGAAACTGCGGATGAATATCAGTAAAACAGGGCCGGATTGAAAGCACCAAAGCCGCCAAACCGCATCATCTCAGCTTCCAGATGGCGCATTTCCCGCAGCAGGCTGCGGCGCTGGCTGCGCAGTGCGCGGGCTTCCTCTTTGGTCTCGGCCTCATCGAGGGCCTTTTCCACCCGGTACACTTCACGCTCCACATCGTTGTACTGGTTTTCCAGTGCAGCGTACTGCTGCTCGGCCTGATAGACCGCGAGGCCGCGCTCGTAGTTGACCATGAACAGGTCGGCGGTAGGACCCGTGCACACACCTTCGTAGTTGTGTCCGCGGCGCCCGACAACAAACCCGTTTTCCGGGGTGCAGTAGCGCTCTACCCCCTCTTCGTAGCCGCGCATCCAGGCGTCGGTATCGGTGCGCACGCCGTACTCGTGACACTTCTGCGCTATCTGATACACCGTTGCCTGGCTGCGGCCGCGGGCGCCGTCTTCGATACCGCGCTCATACCAGAGCCCGGCCTGGCATTCGTTTTCAGAAATGACGGCGCAGCCGCTGGACAGTATGAGCCAGGCTGGGAGTGAGAGCAGCGTTAACAGTTTCCAGGTTTTCATCTTTTTTTCCGCCGGTTGTACGGCCTTATTCAAACTTCCCGGCGGTGAACCCGCGCTGAATCAACCAAAACGTTTGTCGGCAACAAAAGGGTTGGTCTGGCGTTCCTGGCCAAAGGTGGACATGGGGCCGTGACCGGGGATGAATTTCACCTGGTCGCCCAGGGGCCAGAGCTTTTTGGTGATGGAGTCGATGAGGTCCTGGTGGTTGCTCATGGGGAAGTCGGTGCGGCCGATGGAGCCTGCGAACAGCACATCGCCAACCAGGGCCAGGTTGCTGGCACGGTGGAAGAAAATGACGTGGCCGGGGGTGTGGCCGGGGCAGTGGACGACTTCGAGCACTTCATCGCCGACGGTAACGGTGTCGCCGTCTTTGAGCCAGCGGTCGGGGGTGAAGGTTTCGACCGGGGGGAAGCCGTACATCTGGGCCTGGACTTCGATTTTTTCGATCCAGAACTGGTCGGCTTCCTGGGGCCCTTCTACGGGCAGTTTGAGGTCGCGGGACAGGGGTTTGGTGCCGCCGACGTGGTCGAGGTGGCCGTGGGTGAGGAGGATTTTTTCCAGTTTGAGACCGCGCTCTTCGACGGCGGCGAGGATGCGGTCAACGTCGCCACCCGGGTCAACTACGGCCGCGCGCTTGCTGTCGTCGCACCACAGGAGGGTGCAGTTTTGCTGGAAGGGCGTGACGGGAACCGAGTGAAATTGCAGAGCCATGGGAGTACCTGTTTTGTCTTCGGTGCCGAGTATAACGTCCTGAGGTGGTTGGACTAAATGGCAGAGGTACCCACGAATCCAGATCGGTGGCGGCCCCGCTACCGGGTAAGGGCTTGCGAGACACGAGCTAGGCGCCCCCCCGTTAACCCATCCATGGGGGCTCTTCTGCGAGGTCCCTCTCGCAGAAGGTCTCACAAGCCCTTACCCGGTATCGGCGCCTTCGCTTTGAACTTTTGTGGTCTATATAGCGGCCGCCGTCGCCCGCTGCAAAGGGCTAGGTCTGCGTGCGGTGGACTTCTTCAGCAGTTCCTTCACATCTTCAATCAGCGTCTTCAGCACCAGCTCACTCTGCCAGTAGCCGTCGTGGGAGACCAGCTGTGGTCCCCAGCTGGCGGCGCTCCAGTCGGCCAGGGGGCGGGTCTCGAAGTCGCGGTAGACGGCCTGGTTGTAGGAGGGGCTGAGGGGTTTGAGAGGCCAGCCGAAGAGGTCGTCGGGGTGGTAGAAGTTTTTCCAGCGGAAGTTGTAGCCGCGGGTGTCGGAGGTGACGGCCTGGATCTGGTCGCGGGCCATGGCAGCGGTCCACAGGGGGTTGCTGGCGCCGAGGGTGTACCAGTGGGCGAGGGTTTTGCCGCGCAGGAAGAGGTCTTTGGCGGAGCCTTTGTGGACCCCTTTGGGGCCGCCGTCGCGCCAGATGCCGTGGTTGATGGTGGCGCGCTGGGCGTCCCACAGGTAGTTCGACAGGATGCTGCAGCCGATGGAGTGGCTGAGGAGGATGACCGGGGCGTTGTCGCTGGTGGCTTTGGCGGCGTGTTCGAAGGTCTGGTAGATGGCCTGCTGGGTTTTGTCGTAGTTGCCACCGCGCTGATCTATGTCAGCCAGCTGAGACGAAGCTTCGGCGAGGCCGTAAAGCATGAATTTGCGGGCGCGCAGGTAGTCCATATCGCGCTTTTGCATGGCTTCGAACACCCGCTCCAGGTTCGGCTGCAGGTGTGCCTGGCACAGGATGGGTTCGGCGTGGATGCGGGACCAGTCGTCGCCGAGGGCAGACTTGAGTGCCTGAAACAGCGGCTCGGCAAAGCCTTCGTCCACAGCGCCCATACCCGGCGCCGCCAGGATTACCAGATCGGCCATTATTCGCTCCCCAGTGTTTTTCTTGATTTTTATTGGATACGAATACTTCTCCGGGGTTGCCCGCGCATCCTCTTATTGTCTGTTTTTGTGCCGCCCTTCATGAAACGAACGGCAATCGGGTCACCACAAGCGGAAAAAACTACCACTGGTTGGTCATAATGGGAAGATTCGCGCCAGAAATGGGGCTCAATCGGCGTTTTTTTACGAAATTTTAAAAAAAAGTGTGCCGGGAAGGGAACGGAAGCGACAGAGCACCGTCAAACAGTACAGTTCCCCTAGATCGCGCTCGCAGTGTCAGCGTGTGGTGATCGAACTCTCTCATCGTATCTCTGCTTGAAGCCGGCCTTGCGCCGGCTTTTCTTTATGTGCAAATAGCCGATCCCCGAATGTAATACCTGGCCCGCCTGTCAGGCCGGTGGCGGGTTAAGCGATCTCTGCTGTACTGGCCGCGGCGCAGTAGCGCTCGATGAAAGCCTGGTGTTCCGGCAACTTATCCACAGCCCTGTGGATATTGCTTTTCAGCCCGTCCAGCGCTTGGCGCAACTGCACCTCACTCATCAACCGCCCCATGGGGTGGTAGCTTTGTGGATACAGGCGCTGGCCAAGCATTACCTGTACCCAGCTGTCGGGGCGGAACAGCTCGTCGGCATTGCGGTGCACCTGGGCACTTTCGCGAAACAGCTGGATGCGCTCGGCCAGGGAATCCGGCACCGACATGTGTTTGCAATAGCGCCAGAACGCACTGTCTTCGCGCTCGGTCAGCTTGTAGTGCAGCACCACGAAGTCCCGCACCTTCTCCAGTTCGTCGCGAGACTGCTGGTTGAAGCGGTCTTGCAGGGACGGCGCAATGCCGCCGAAGGGGAACAACTGCAGCAAACGGGTAATGCCGATCATGATCAGGTGAATGCTGGTGCTCTCCAGCGGCTCCACAAACCCACTGGATAGGCCGAGGGCAATGCAGTTTTTCTCCCAGGCCTTCTTCCGGCAACCGGCGCGATAGCGGATCAGGCGCGGATCGAATAGTGGCTTGCCGTCGATTTCTGCCAGAAATGCCGCACGCGCTTCATCGTCAGACTGGTATTTACTACAGAAAACCATGCCATTACCCATACGCGACTGCAGCGGTATCTGCCAGCGCCAGCCGGCACTGTGGGCGATGGCGCGGGTGTTCGGGCGTGCCGGTTCCACCGCCTGTGACTGCACGGCATAGGCGCGATCCGTGGGCAGCCAGTGTCCCCAGTCCTCGAACCCGCAGTGCAGGGCATCCTCGATCAACAGTGCGCGGAAACCCGTGCAGTCGATAAACAGGTCCCCTTGCACTTCCCTTCCGTCCTCCAACAGCAGCGACTGGATAAAGCCATTTTCCTTATCACGGCACACTTCTCGAATATTTCCCTCGGTGCGCGACACGCCGCGCACTTCGCAATGACGGCGCAGAAACTGGGCGTAGCGGGTTGCGTCCAGGTGGTAGGCGTAGTTCAGCACCGGGTTTTTCGAGGTGGCAAACTTGCGATGGTTGAGTGCCCGGGTTTCCAGGCAGTAGTCACCAATATCGCCACCAAATCCGAGGCTTTTCGCGTGCAGCCAGAACTGGTGGAACTCGCCCATCCAGGTAGCTTTGCCGAGCTGCCCGAAACCGTGCACATAGCGATCGCCATCTCGCCCCCAGTTTTCGAACTCGATCCCCAGCTTGAAGGTGGCCTGGGTCGCGCGCATAAACTCCGCTTCATCAATCCCGAGCAGCGCGTGGAAAGAGCAGATGGTCGGAATCGTAGACTCCCCTACTCCAACGGTGCCGATTGCGTCCGACTCCACCAACTCTACTTCGATCAGTGAACCCAGCTGTCTGGAGAGTGCGGCAGCGGCAAGCCAGCCGGCGGTGCCACCGCCGGCAATGACGACTTTTTTTACGGTGTGATTTTTCATGTCAGTTTCTCCCGCCCCTGATCAACGATTCAGGCGCTGCAGTAGTTGCGCCCGCAGTCGGCGTGCACTCAGGGTATCCAATTCTGCCAGGGCACCGCGTGCATGTTCCGGCAAATGGGCCCGGGGCAATTCCGCATCGCCGAAAAGGTAGTAGTCGAACAGGGCGCGCCAGGCCAGCTTCTCGCTTTGCGGTCTGTCGCGCAGGCTTAGAATACCGTGCAGCAGGGTATGCATCGGGGTATCCATAAACGCGGGCGATGGGCTCCACCAGTAATTCATCATGACGTTGAATGGTGCAAGTGCTTCCACCTGATGCCACCAGAGTGCCGGATAAAAAAGTACATCGCCCGGTTCAAGATCCGCCACCTGGGCCACATTTAATGCCTCAGCAAAATTCGGGTAACGCGTGTAATCCGGATTGCGAAAATCCACCATACTCACCACCTGCCCACCCGGCGAGAGTTCCAGCGGCCCGGGGTAAAGGTTGGCCACCTGGTCCGGTGGAAACAGCGTAAAGCGGCGTCGACCTACCAGTGAGCAGGCGATATTGTGGGACTTGTCAAAGTGCGCCCGGGCCAGGGTGCGGTTGCCCAGCCAGATACTGGCGAGCGGAGCGAACCTGTCAAGCGGCTCGCATCGCGATAGCAGGTCATTACCAGCGCGAAAGCCCGGCAGGCAGGCATCTACGGTGGTGGACCCGATATAAAAAGAGGGAGGCGCGTCTTCATCGAGATTATTCTCGACGTGCTGAAGAAAATCGCTGAGCGAAATTCGCTCACTGGAAAAGTTAAGCCCGCTGAAATCGGCGCTATAGCCGAATTGCCCGTCAATTTCCGGAGCGCCGATATAGGCCACAAGCGGAGACCCGTTGTAAAACTGCTCCAGGTAACGCATTGCCGCCTGCGGTGATTCAAGTCCAGCCTGCACCAGCGGCCAGTTGCGGGCGAAGCCCTTCATAACCACAGGCTTATCGGCATCCAGCAGCTGCTGCAGTGGGAGCTGCGTCAGGTCAGAACCATCGATCACGGGTACTTTCACGGGTACTTTGTTTTTTATTTCAATCATGGTGATCCCGAATATTTTTGTTTTTTCGAACCCTAGCTAACCATTGCCACACTACGGCGGTTCTTCCGCTCAATCAGTTGGGGAGTATTTCCCAGTGACGCGAGTACATAAAATGCCAGCTGCAGATATCCTTGGCGATTCAGCGATTCCAGTTGCGCACCGGTCAAGGCCGCCATTCTTTCCCCGCTGATGGTACTGAAGTGATCGATGATATAGCGCTCATTATCGTTGAGCTGCAGCTCCAGCTTTACCGGCTCGATCAGGTCACAGGCTGTAAAGGCGGCAAACATGTCCGCGCTCCCGGCTACCCCACGATGAATCCGCTGGAGAATCTCACTGATCCGACTGAGATAAGGCGAATGACCACCATGGGTAAGAAAAACGGCCTGGCCCTGTGACCGGTTCACCCGCGGACTATCCATATCGACATGGATCATGGGCTCACCCGAATCACCGTGCAGCCCGATCAGGAAAGGGCCGCGGGCAATTACCGCAGGAACGTAATTGGCGTCCCAGCCTGATTCATCCAGAAACAGGTTTTCGTCCCGCGCCAGCCCGAGCAGGGCGATCGACTGGTAGTCACCGCTGGCACTATCGCGGTGAAACAGAATCGGATACTCCCGATGCACATCCGCGTACTCAGAGGGAAAGGTCAGTACCTGGTTGACGTTGTCGCCGAATCGGGCGCCATGCTCGGTAATGATTTTCAAATCGTGATGGTTGACGTTGTCCAACAATGTTGTTTGGCTCATGACTCTC
It encodes:
- a CDS encoding DUF2799 domain-containing protein, with the protein product MKTWKLLTLLSLPAWLILSSGCAVISENECQAGLWYERGIEDGARGRSQATVYQIAQKCHEYGVRTDTDAWMRGYEEGVERYCTPENGFVVGRRGHNYEGVCTGPTADLFMVNYERGLAVYQAEQQYAALENQYNDVEREVYRVEKALDEAETKEEARALRSQRRSLLREMRHLEAEMMRFGGFGAFNPALFY
- a CDS encoding MBL fold metallo-hydrolase, coding for MALQFHSVPVTPFQQNCTLLWCDDSKRAAVVDPGGDVDRILAAVEERGLKLEKILLTHGHLDHVGGTKPLSRDLKLPVEGPQEADQFWIEKIEVQAQMYGFPPVETFTPDRWLKDGDTVTVGDEVLEVVHCPGHTPGHVIFFHRASNLALVGDVLFAGSIGRTDFPMSNHQDLIDSITKKLWPLGDQVKFIPGHGPMSTFGQERQTNPFVADKRFG
- a CDS encoding tryptophan halogenase family protein; the protein is MKNHTVKKVVIAGGGTAGWLAAAALSRQLGSLIEVELVESDAIGTVGVGESTIPTICSFHALLGIDEAEFMRATQATFKLGIEFENWGRDGDRYVHGFGQLGKATWMGEFHQFWLHAKSLGFGGDIGDYCLETRALNHRKFATSKNPVLNYAYHLDATRYAQFLRRHCEVRGVSRTEGNIREVCRDKENGFIQSLLLEDGREVQGDLFIDCTGFRALLIEDALHCGFEDWGHWLPTDRAYAVQSQAVEPARPNTRAIAHSAGWRWQIPLQSRMGNGMVFCSKYQSDDEARAAFLAEIDGKPLFDPRLIRYRAGCRKKAWEKNCIALGLSSGFVEPLESTSIHLIMIGITRLLQLFPFGGIAPSLQDRFNQQSRDELEKVRDFVVLHYKLTEREDSAFWRYCKHMSVPDSLAERIQLFRESAQVHRNADELFRPDSWVQVMLGQRLYPQSYHPMGRLMSEVQLRQALDGLKSNIHRAVDKLPEHQAFIERYCAAASTAEIA
- a CDS encoding cupin-like domain-containing protein, whose protein sequence is MIEIKNKVPVKVPVIDGSDLTQLPLQQLLDADKPVVMKGFARNWPLVQAGLESPQAAMRYLEQFYNGSPLVAYIGAPEIDGQFGYSADFSGLNFSSERISLSDFLQHVENNLDEDAPPSFYIGSTTVDACLPGFRAGNDLLSRCEPLDRFAPLASIWLGNRTLARAHFDKSHNIACSLVGRRRFTLFPPDQVANLYPGPLELSPGGQVVSMVDFRNPDYTRYPNFAEALNVAQVADLEPGDVLFYPALWWHQVEALAPFNVMMNYWWSPSPAFMDTPMHTLLHGILSLRDRPQSEKLAWRALFDYYLFGDAELPRAHLPEHARGALAELDTLSARRLRAQLLQRLNR
- a CDS encoding SapC family protein, with the protein product MSQTTLLDNVNHHDLKIITEHGARFGDNVNQVLTFPSEYADVHREYPILFHRDSASGDYQSIALLGLARDENLFLDESGWDANYVPAVIARGPFLIGLHGDSGEPMIHVDMDSPRVNRSQGQAVFLTHGGHSPYLSRISEILQRIHRGVAGSADMFAAFTACDLIEPVKLELQLNDNERYIIDHFSTISGERMAALTGAQLESLNRQGYLQLAFYVLASLGNTPQLIERKNRRSVAMVS